GATTCACCTCCTCGAAGCTGAACCTCCCTGCAAGCCGGGGATCCACCACGTTAAGGATGGATCCGCTAAGAAAATGCTTCAGCACCCAATCTATTAATAGAATCTCGTTGCTATCGCTTTCCCCAATCGGCCTTCGTCCACAGGTGACCTCGAGGAGGAACACACCGAACGCGAACACGTCCGTCAACGGTGTTGCCTTCCCCGTGTGCATGAGCTCTGGGGCAATGTAACCCATAGTTCCTACCACGTATGTGGTCTTTGCATCGGCTCCATGATCCCGTAGCCTTGACAAGCCGAAATCCCCTAATAGTCCATTCATCTCGCTGTCTAGAAGAACATTGCTTGCCTTGACATCTCGATGGATCACTACTTGCTCCCAATCCTTGTGTAGGTACGATAATGCCGACGCAACACCTTTGATGATGTGGATCCTCTTGGGCCAACAGAGTGTGGTTGATGTAGCATTATCATGCAAACACTTGTCAAGACTACCATTTGTCTTGTAGTCATAAACAAGGAGAAGTTCTCCCTTGCGCCGACAGTAACCCAGGAGCCGCACGATGTTCCGGTGTCGGATACGGCCGATGCTTACCACCTCAGCAATAAACTCTCTCATCCCTTGTCTTGAATTGTGTGACACCCGTTTCACCGCTATCTCTGTATTGGACACGGGAAGCACACCCTTGTACACGCTCCCAAACCCTCCCGCACCGAGTAGGTTCTTGTCTGTGAATCCCTGCGTAGCATGAAACAGATCCTTGTATGTGAACCGATGCGGACCAAACTCAACCTCCCAATCTTCGCGCACCTCCGCAAACTGCCGGTGCCACCTTCTCACGAAGAAGACACCCAGAACAAACGCAACAAGAAACAGTAGTGCACTGGCAATCGGCAACACAACATACAGCATTACTGACCGACGTGTAGGACCCACTCGTGGCACCTTGGGCAGCATGGAGAAGTCCAGTGAGGGAGCAGCTCCGCCGTCGAAGCTGAAGCTCCATCCGAGGACGTAGTGGTGCGTGAACACGACGCCCGTCGCCGACGAGAAGCCGACGTACATCTCCTCGGCCATGACCGTGGAGAGGTCGATGGCTTGGGAGAGCAGAGGCTTCTTGGGCTTGGGCACTTGCACGGGAGACAGCGTCACGTTGAGCTGCTTGGCCTGGCCGTCGTAGTCCACCCACACCTGCATTGGCTTCTGGCTGTTGAGCTGCAGGCTCCGgaacgcgccgtcgccgtcgacataGTAGCCGGCGGTCTTCGCCTGCAGCGACCTGAGGCTATTGACGTCGACGCCGACGTGGTTGCTGTCGATGTCGCCGAACTCGGGGTTCGTGATGAtgtcgagctcgacggcgaacACGTGGTTGCTCGGCTTGCCGTCGTCGGCCATGCTGAGGAGGCCCAGGTACTGGCCGGCGTTCGCCGTGGAGAGGTTCTTGGTCGGGGAGACCACGAACGCGAGCCCATGGTCGACGTTGTTCCTGAACCTGGGGTCGTCGGACACGATGGCGAACACGAACGACGTCGAGAAGGACcgcacggtggcggcggcggacgacgacgtGTTGAGGAAGCGGAGAGGCGCAGGGTGGAACGCGT
The window above is part of the Oryza sativa Japonica Group chromosome 7, ASM3414082v1 genome. Proteins encoded here:
- the LOC107275741 gene encoding L-type lectin-domain containing receptor kinase SIT2-like, with the protein product MQLHSKTMLVVFINIVFIHCLSVNIGAAVANPAASDGRFVHHGFTAEDLTMDGLAAVTPTGLLALTNATYQTKAHAFHPAPLRFLNTSSSAAATVRSFSTSFVFAIVSDDPRFRNNVDHGLAFVVSPTKNLSTANAGQYLGLLSMADDGKPSNHVFAVELDIITNPEFGDIDSNHVGVDVNSLRSLQAKTAGYYVDGDGAFRSLQLNSQKPMQVWVDYDGQAKQLNVTLSPVQVPKPKKPLLSQAIDLSTVMAEEMYVGFSSATGVVFTHHYVLGWSFSFDGGAAPSLDFSMLPKVPRVGPTRRSVMLYVVLPIASALLFLVAFVLGVFFVRRWHRQFAEVREDWEVEFGPHRFTYKDLFHATQGFTDKNLLGAGGFGSVYKGVLPVSNTEIAVKRVSHNSRQGMREFIAEVVSIGRIRHRNIVRLLGYCRRKGELLLVYDYKTNGSLDKCLHDNATSTTLCWPKRIHIIKGVASALSYLHKDWEQVVIHRDVKASNVLLDSEMNGLLGDFGLSRLRDHGADAKTTYVVGTMGYIAPELMHTGKATPLTDVFAFGVFLLEVTCGRRPIGESDSNEILLIDWVLKHFLSGSILNVVDPRLAGRFSFEEVNLVLKLGLMCSHPLPKARPSMDKVVKYLDGMLPAPELSPTHMSYNMMELMLQNGVGSHSLPVWSSLLDNSVGTMSSASVLSDGR